From a single Pseudoalteromonas sp. Scap06 genomic region:
- a CDS encoding isocitrate dehydrogenase, with the protein MAKQTITVIKGDGIGPSIIDSALEILKAAGCDFDYEFVDAGLAALEKTGELLPQETIDTIAKNKITLKGPLTTPVGEGFTSINVTLRKQFGLYANVRPVKSFAGTKARYDDIDIITIRENTQGMYSGAGQVVSEDGTEAEAKSVITREGAEKIVTFAYELAVREGRKKVTAVHKANILKSTSGLFLKVAREVAERYPEIESTEMIVDATCMKLVMTPEEFDVVVTTNLFGDILSDLCAGLVGGLGMAPGANIGEDAAIFEAVHGSAPDIAGKNLANPTSVILASIQMLEHLNMGDTAERIRSAVADVIKSGDRTTRDLGGSHGTTDFTQSVIDRL; encoded by the coding sequence ATGGCCAAACAAACCATAACAGTGATCAAAGGCGACGGCATCGGCCCAAGCATTATCGACTCAGCACTTGAAATACTAAAAGCCGCAGGATGCGATTTTGATTATGAATTTGTTGACGCTGGCCTAGCTGCGCTTGAAAAAACAGGCGAGTTGCTTCCACAAGAAACAATTGACACAATTGCTAAAAATAAAATTACCTTAAAAGGTCCACTAACCACGCCTGTGGGCGAAGGTTTTACATCAATCAACGTAACACTTCGTAAGCAATTTGGTTTATACGCTAATGTACGCCCGGTTAAATCGTTTGCCGGTACTAAAGCACGTTACGACGATATTGATATCATCACTATTCGTGAAAACACACAAGGCATGTATTCAGGTGCAGGCCAAGTTGTATCAGAAGATGGGACTGAAGCTGAAGCAAAATCAGTGATCACTCGCGAAGGCGCAGAAAAAATTGTTACATTCGCATACGAACTTGCTGTGCGTGAAGGCCGTAAAAAAGTGACCGCTGTACATAAAGCAAATATTTTAAAATCAACCTCTGGGTTATTCTTAAAAGTAGCGCGTGAAGTAGCTGAGCGTTACCCAGAAATTGAATCAACTGAAATGATTGTTGATGCAACATGTATGAAGCTTGTAATGACCCCTGAAGAGTTTGACGTTGTCGTTACAACTAACTTATTCGGCGATATCTTATCTGACTTATGTGCGGGCTTAGTTGGCGGTTTAGGCATGGCGCCTGGTGCAAACATTGGCGAAGATGCTGCTATTTTTGAAGCTGTTCACGGTAGTGCGCCGGATATTGCTGGTAAAAACCTTGCGAACCCAACGTCAGTAATTTTAGCCTCTATTCAAATGCTAGAGCATTTAAACATGGGCGATACAGCTGAGCGTATTCGTAGTGCTGTTGCTGATGTAATTAAATCAGGCGACCGTACTACTCGTGATCTAGGCGGCAGCCACGGCACTACTGATTTCACACAATCAGTAATTGACCGTCTGTAA
- a CDS encoding DUF2878 domain-containing protein, whose amino-acid sequence MRLHSLINFVLFQVVWFMCLLLEQGSLVFSAVVIALMFYLSAQKKQDALLVLKALPLALLCEFIAVQLGLFEFKVQPFPFWLVFLWIALVLCINTSMSFLTKLKLWQAFCVCLLFAPGSYWAGSRFEVLELGMPLWQFWPLYGALWAATFTLILFINGKIGAFVKQ is encoded by the coding sequence ATGAGATTGCACTCGCTTATTAATTTTGTGCTGTTTCAAGTGGTGTGGTTTATGTGCCTGCTACTTGAACAGGGCTCATTAGTTTTTTCTGCTGTAGTCATAGCGTTGATGTTTTACTTATCAGCACAAAAAAAACAAGACGCTTTACTGGTTTTAAAAGCCCTGCCATTGGCTCTATTGTGTGAATTTATTGCGGTTCAGCTAGGGTTATTTGAATTTAAAGTTCAACCGTTCCCATTTTGGCTGGTGTTTTTATGGATTGCACTAGTGCTGTGTATTAACACTTCAATGTCGTTTCTAACTAAGCTTAAACTGTGGCAAGCATTTTGTGTGTGTTTGTTATTCGCGCCAGGCAGTTATTGGGCCGGCTCACGATTTGAGGTACTAGAGTTAGGAATGCCACTGTGGCAATTTTGGCCACTTTACGGTGCTTTATGGGCTGCAACGTTTACCCTTATTTTATTTATAAACGGTAAAATTGGTGCGTTTGTTAAGCAATAA
- the ilvN gene encoding acetolactate synthase small subunit produces the protein MRRILSILLENEPGALSRIVGLFSQRAYNIDSLTVGTTDDESLSRITVTTKGDDRIVEQITKQVNKLVDVLKVIDLTEMSHIERELLLVKVFAKDEATRAAVTRVVDVFQGAILDMGRQSYSLQLVSSTDKIESFLDTLRHETDIIEVVRSGAVGIGRGDKALKAK, from the coding sequence ATGCGTCGTATATTATCTATATTATTAGAGAATGAACCCGGTGCGTTATCACGTATAGTGGGGCTTTTTTCTCAACGAGCATACAATATTGATAGCTTAACGGTGGGCACTACAGATGATGAGTCTCTTTCTCGTATTACGGTAACCACTAAAGGCGATGACAGAATTGTTGAGCAAATAACGAAGCAAGTAAACAAACTGGTCGATGTACTTAAAGTTATTGATTTAACTGAAATGAGTCACATAGAGCGCGAACTTCTGTTAGTAAAAGTCTTTGCCAAAGATGAAGCGACTCGTGCGGCAGTTACCCGCGTTGTTGATGTATTTCAGGGGGCTATTTTAGATATGGGCCGCCAAAGTTACAGCCTTCAATTAGTAAGCAGCACCGATAAAATAGAATCGTTTTTGGATACCTTACGCCACGAAACCGACATTATAGAAGTAGTTCGCTCAGGTGCGGTCGGCATTGGGCGGGGAGATAAAGCACTTAAAGCTAAATAA
- a CDS encoding acetolactate synthase 3 large subunit, producing MSRQEYNGSELVVKSLKELKVKYIFGYPGGSVLDLYDALFQQDDIEHILVRHEQAATHMADGYARATGEVGVVLATSGPGATNCVTGIATAYMDSIPMVVLSGQVPTNLIGDDAFQETDIVGCSRPIVKHSFNCRSASEIPNILAKAFYIASTGRPGPVVVELPKDMLNPELTFAYNFPAATELRTYNPNTKGHSKQIRKAVTAILEAKKLVIYSGGGIVLSNTSEQLTHLVESLNAPITNTLMGLGGISGIHPNFIGMLGMHGTLEANKAMANADVILALGARFDDRVTNNVQKFCPNATIVHVDVDPTSISKTIKSHIPVVGCLATVLEQLQTAIDNSPIKIDRSAQEDWWRQVISWREQKCLSYNNDGDKIKPQAVIEAIYEATNGDAYVSSDVGQHQMFAAQYYPFKHPRQWINSGGLGTMGFGLPAAMGVKLAFPEKESLCVTGDGSIQMNIQELSTCLQYNLAVKVISLNNRSLGMVRQWQDMIYGGRHSSSYMESLPDFVKLVESYGHVGIRVNTLDELQPAIDKAMSITDRLVFLDILVDEKEHVYPMQIKHGGIDEMWLRKGVKA from the coding sequence ATGAGTAGACAAGAATATAATGGCTCTGAATTGGTTGTTAAGTCATTAAAAGAGCTAAAGGTAAAGTATATATTTGGTTACCCCGGTGGCTCAGTATTAGATTTATACGACGCACTTTTTCAGCAAGATGATATTGAGCACATTTTAGTACGCCATGAACAAGCGGCTACACACATGGCCGATGGCTACGCAAGAGCAACCGGTGAAGTGGGTGTTGTACTTGCTACATCCGGACCTGGTGCAACAAACTGTGTAACAGGCATAGCAACTGCGTATATGGATTCAATTCCTATGGTGGTATTATCAGGTCAAGTGCCAACAAATCTTATTGGCGATGACGCGTTTCAAGAAACCGATATTGTTGGTTGCTCTCGCCCTATTGTAAAGCATAGCTTTAATTGTAGAAGCGCGAGTGAAATTCCTAATATACTTGCCAAAGCTTTTTATATTGCCAGCACAGGACGCCCTGGTCCTGTTGTAGTAGAGCTTCCTAAAGACATGCTTAACCCAGAACTAACTTTTGCTTACAACTTTCCAGCGGCAACTGAGCTCAGAACCTATAATCCAAATACAAAGGGTCATTCTAAACAAATTCGAAAAGCTGTTACTGCTATTTTAGAAGCGAAGAAACTGGTTATCTACTCGGGTGGCGGTATTGTGCTTTCAAACACCTCAGAGCAACTAACTCATTTAGTCGAGTCACTTAACGCCCCTATTACCAACACGCTTATGGGACTAGGTGGCATATCGGGCATTCACCCTAACTTTATTGGTATGTTAGGTATGCACGGTACATTAGAAGCAAATAAAGCCATGGCCAATGCCGATGTTATTTTGGCGCTTGGCGCACGATTCGATGATCGGGTTACTAATAACGTTCAAAAATTCTGTCCTAATGCCACTATTGTACATGTAGATGTTGATCCAACCTCTATTTCTAAAACTATTAAATCTCATATTCCTGTTGTTGGCTGTTTGGCGACGGTACTTGAGCAATTACAAACTGCCATAGATAACAGTCCAATTAAAATTGATCGCAGTGCACAAGAAGATTGGTGGCGACAAGTGATCAGCTGGCGTGAACAAAAATGCCTTAGTTACAATAATGATGGTGACAAAATTAAACCTCAAGCAGTTATCGAGGCAATATATGAAGCCACTAACGGAGATGCTTATGTTAGCTCTGATGTTGGCCAACACCAAATGTTTGCGGCGCAGTATTACCCATTTAAACACCCTCGTCAGTGGATCAATTCAGGTGGCCTAGGGACTATGGGTTTTGGATTACCTGCGGCAATGGGCGTTAAACTGGCTTTTCCTGAAAAAGAGTCTTTATGTGTAACTGGCGACGGCTCTATTCAAATGAACATCCAAGAGCTATCAACCTGTTTACAGTATAACTTAGCAGTAAAGGTGATCTCCTTAAATAACCGCTCACTGGGTATGGTCAGACAATGGCAAGACATGATTTATGGTGGCAGACACTCTTCATCGTATATGGAGTCTTTACCTGATTTTGTAAAGCTTGTTGAAAGCTATGGCCATGTAGGGATCAGGGTAAACACCCTTGATGAATTACAACCTGCGATAGACAAAGCAATGTCGATCACTGATAGATTAGTATTTTTAGATATTTTAGTAGACGAAAAAGAACATGTTTACCCGATGCAAATTAAGCATGGTGGCATAGACGAGATGTGGTTAAGAAAAGGAGTGAAAGCATAA
- a CDS encoding HU family DNA-binding protein, with the protein MNKAQLVEKISTDAEISKAAATRALDAFTGAVTSSLKEGNSVALVGFGTFSVKERAARTGRNPQTGAEIQISAATIPSFKPGKGLKDQVNL; encoded by the coding sequence ATGAACAAAGCTCAACTAGTTGAAAAAATCTCTACTGACGCAGAAATCTCTAAAGCAGCCGCTACACGTGCACTTGACGCATTCACAGGCGCTGTAACTTCTTCATTAAAAGAAGGCAACTCTGTTGCATTAGTTGGTTTTGGTACTTTTTCAGTTAAAGAACGTGCTGCACGCACGGGTCGTAACCCACAAACGGGTGCAGAAATCCAAATTTCAGCAGCGACTATTCCAAGCTTTAAACCAGGTAAAGGTCTTAAAGACCAAGTAAATCTATAA
- the ppnN gene encoding nucleotide 5'-monophosphate nucleosidase PpnN: MLIQLNPTGVLDLLSQLEVDLLEQSSTSERYRLFRNCVLAVLNVGSHTDVSNDIYDKHKDFDIRLVSRERGIKIELENPPQTAFVDGHIVTGIHEHIFSVIRDILFICQKYEKDLQETKAITHMVFDMLRNADALKVNSEPNMIVCWGGHSINEVEYKYTKQVGYELGLRGLNICTGCGPGAMKGPMKGATIGHAKQRITNNRYLGLTEPSIIAAEPPNPIVNELVILPDIEKRLEAFIRTAHAIIIFPGGAGTAEELLYLLGILLHPENEKQCLPVILTGPKHSKAYFEELCKFIQMTLGDAALSKFEVIIDDPQLVSQKLKSAMSGVREYRKSQGDAYYFNWTLKIENDFQQPFYPTHEAMASLDLHLDQPKQQLAANLRRAFSGIVAGNVKEEGLNVINEHGPYVLSGEPDLMKAMDKLLQAFVEQGRMKLPGSKYIPCYTIKA; this comes from the coding sequence ATGCTAATACAATTAAACCCTACAGGGGTATTAGACTTATTGTCGCAGCTAGAAGTAGACTTACTCGAGCAATCATCAACCAGCGAACGCTACAGACTATTTAGAAACTGTGTATTGGCCGTGCTTAATGTAGGCAGCCACACCGATGTAAGCAATGATATTTACGATAAACATAAAGATTTTGATATACGCTTGGTCAGCCGTGAACGCGGTATAAAAATTGAATTAGAAAATCCTCCGCAAACAGCCTTTGTTGATGGCCACATAGTAACTGGTATACATGAGCACATATTTTCGGTTATTCGCGATATTTTGTTTATTTGCCAAAAGTATGAAAAAGACCTGCAGGAAACAAAAGCCATTACTCACATGGTTTTTGACATGCTAAGAAATGCCGACGCACTTAAAGTAAATAGCGAACCTAACATGATTGTATGTTGGGGTGGCCATTCGATTAACGAAGTCGAATATAAATACACTAAACAAGTTGGCTATGAACTGGGGTTACGTGGGTTAAATATTTGTACCGGCTGTGGGCCTGGTGCAATGAAAGGCCCAATGAAAGGCGCAACCATTGGCCATGCAAAGCAACGTATTACCAATAATCGTTATTTAGGTTTAACTGAGCCAAGCATTATAGCGGCAGAGCCACCCAATCCGATTGTAAATGAACTGGTTATTTTACCCGATATTGAAAAACGTCTTGAGGCATTTATTCGTACCGCACATGCCATTATAATTTTTCCAGGTGGCGCAGGTACAGCCGAAGAGTTGCTATATTTATTAGGTATTTTGTTACACCCCGAAAACGAAAAGCAATGTTTACCGGTTATTTTAACTGGCCCTAAACACAGCAAAGCTTACTTTGAAGAGCTTTGTAAGTTTATTCAAATGACTTTAGGCGATGCCGCACTGAGTAAATTTGAAGTGATTATTGATGATCCTCAATTAGTTAGCCAAAAGCTTAAATCGGCTATGAGCGGAGTTCGCGAATATCGTAAAAGCCAAGGCGATGCTTATTACTTTAATTGGACGTTGAAAATAGAAAATGATTTTCAGCAGCCTTTTTACCCAACTCATGAAGCCATGGCGTCACTTGATTTACATCTTGATCAGCCCAAACAACAGCTTGCAGCTAATTTACGCCGTGCGTTTTCGGGAATTGTTGCAGGTAATGTGAAAGAAGAAGGCTTAAATGTAATTAACGAGCATGGCCCCTATGTACTAAGTGGTGAGCCTGATTTAATGAAAGCAATGGACAAACTTTTACAAGCGTTTGTAGAACAAGGTAGAATGAAACTTCCCGGAAGTAAGTATATCCCTTGTTATACAATAAAAGCGTGA
- a CDS encoding DUF3833 domain-containing protein, with translation MINLKRVKVAMVLAVSFFIVSCSAPSVEHYKGSEPNFDFKAFFSGDLKAYGVVQDFKGELTRKLVVDLKATWNGNQGTIEEDFIYDDGETQKRIWKITLNDDNTLTGTASDVLGIATGESDGSVFHWNYNVEIPYDGSTLEVNFDDWMYLVTSTRLINRTSIVKFGVEVGEVTLVIEKVQ, from the coding sequence ATGATTAACCTAAAACGCGTTAAAGTCGCCATGGTATTGGCAGTTAGTTTTTTTATTGTCAGCTGTTCAGCCCCAAGTGTTGAACATTATAAGGGTTCTGAGCCAAATTTCGATTTTAAGGCTTTTTTCAGTGGCGATTTAAAAGCCTATGGCGTTGTACAAGACTTTAAAGGTGAATTAACCCGCAAGCTTGTTGTTGACTTAAAGGCTACTTGGAACGGTAATCAGGGCACTATTGAAGAAGACTTTATTTACGATGATGGTGAGACACAAAAACGCATCTGGAAAATTACCTTAAACGACGATAACACATTAACAGGAACAGCCTCTGATGTTTTAGGAATAGCTACCGGTGAGAGTGACGGCAGTGTGTTTCACTGGAATTACAATGTCGAGATCCCTTACGATGGCAGCACATTGGAAGTAAACTTTGACGATTGGATGTACCTAGTAACAAGTACGCGTTTAATAAATCGCACTTCTATCGTCAAGTTTGGTGTTGAAGTCGGCGAAGTAACATTAGTGATAGAAAAGGTACAGTGA
- the xni gene encoding flap endonuclease Xni translates to MNPHLLLIDALNLIRRIYAVDANQSHHSDEHMLKACCARVAHACKKLLTTTNATHAIAVFDGDKSWRYHFYKDYKHSRAPMPETLKSALPHFKAAIEETGIVVFEPTNDEADDIIATLAHKAANNQINNTIVSTDKGFLPHLNEHIEVYDYFKKQHLNKEHIEERFAVAQHKLIDFWALAGDKTNDIPGVKGIGVKSAQQLVNQYSSIEEALKDESLNARLQKKLNEDMDMFIISKQLVSLRTDIHLGFSLKQLRLN, encoded by the coding sequence TTGAATCCCCATTTACTCCTTATTGATGCGCTTAATTTAATTAGGCGCATTTATGCTGTTGATGCAAACCAAAGCCATCATAGCGACGAACACATGTTAAAAGCATGCTGTGCCCGAGTTGCACATGCATGCAAAAAGCTTTTAACAACCACCAATGCAACCCATGCAATAGCCGTTTTTGATGGTGACAAAAGCTGGCGTTACCACTTTTATAAAGACTACAAACATTCGCGTGCTCCTATGCCAGAGACTCTAAAAAGCGCGTTACCTCATTTTAAAGCGGCCATTGAAGAAACCGGTATTGTGGTATTTGAACCGACTAACGATGAAGCCGACGATATTATTGCGACTTTAGCGCATAAAGCCGCTAATAATCAGATAAACAACACCATTGTCTCTACGGATAAAGGATTTTTACCTCATTTGAATGAGCATATTGAAGTATACGATTACTTTAAAAAGCAGCACCTGAATAAAGAACATATTGAAGAGCGCTTTGCTGTCGCTCAACATAAACTCATCGACTTTTGGGCACTCGCAGGCGATAAAACCAATGACATTCCGGGTGTGAAAGGTATTGGTGTTAAATCTGCGCAGCAATTGGTTAATCAATATAGCTCTATTGAAGAAGCGTTAAAGGATGAATCGTTAAACGCGCGGTTACAAAAAAAGCTGAATGAAGATATGGATATGTTTATTATTTCTAAGCAGTTGGTGAGTTTGCGTACAGATATCCATTTAGGCTTTAGTTTAAAGCAGTTAAGGCTTAATTAG
- a CDS encoding chalcone isomerase family protein, which produces MKTLLNLLMVYVLFSPVANADTQFNKVGEARMEYLFWDVYDATLYTPSGTYTAKQAPVKFTLTYLRDFDAKDIVKATNEQWQHLGKPQLSERYADKLLSIWPNIKKGESLTLLTDQQGYSTFFHNENQIGRINDATFAEDFLAIWLSENTSEPTIRNQLLGI; this is translated from the coding sequence ATGAAAACGCTTCTAAATTTACTCATGGTTTATGTTTTATTTAGCCCTGTAGCTAATGCCGATACTCAGTTTAACAAGGTGGGTGAAGCACGCATGGAATACCTGTTTTGGGATGTTTATGATGCAACGCTTTACACACCTTCTGGCACTTACACAGCAAAGCAAGCTCCTGTTAAATTTACCTTAACTTATTTGCGTGACTTTGACGCTAAAGACATTGTGAAAGCGACTAATGAACAGTGGCAGCACTTAGGTAAACCCCAACTTTCAGAGCGCTATGCAGATAAGTTACTATCCATATGGCCAAATATTAAAAAAGGTGAATCGTTAACTCTACTGACTGATCAGCAAGGGTACAGTACTTTTTTTCACAATGAGAACCAAATAGGTCGTATTAACGATGCCACATTTGCTGAGGATTTCTTAGCTATCTGGTTAAGTGAAAACACGTCAGAACCAACAATTAGAAATCAACTACTAGGGATTTAA
- a CDS encoding DUF3192 domain-containing protein: MFKKFFRYLILGLGLYALIATTVIMFYKDDPQAMIWQDREAFNKRYIEKLRLEDTFTLNNVLEYLGSPDLTYAKRDGEQVWQVIFYRTQHKTSDGITTMDECTGLLFKNGQLIMWGPSAYEKYLEHNDGKT, from the coding sequence ATGTTTAAAAAGTTTTTTAGGTATTTAATATTAGGATTAGGTTTATATGCACTAATAGCCACGACGGTTATTATGTTTTATAAAGACGATCCACAAGCTATGATTTGGCAAGATAGAGAAGCTTTTAATAAACGCTATATAGAGAAATTGCGCTTGGAAGATACCTTTACGCTAAATAATGTGCTTGAATACTTAGGTAGTCCAGATTTAACCTATGCTAAACGTGATGGCGAGCAAGTATGGCAAGTAATTTTTTATCGCACCCAACATAAAACCTCTGACGGCATCACCACCATGGATGAATGTACTGGGTTGCTATTTAAAAATGGCCAACTAATAATGTGGGGCCCAAGTGCTTATGAAAAATACCTTGAGCATAATGACGGGAAAACTTAA
- a CDS encoding cyclopropane-fatty-acyl-phospholipid synthase family protein has protein sequence MEKVSSLRVQERTSWFTNFYKKLVFKAFSSIETGQIVLVENNQQSVFGDVSSELKVTVTVNDNAMYKAFALSGSVGAGESYILGQWQCDNLTRLIEIFAINQDQLDAFEKKFAFFSNIAHRINHIKNKNSHAGSKKNIVAHYDLGNDLYESFLSKEMLYSSAVYPTKDATLEQAQQYKLQRICEQVELQKGDTVIEIGTGWGAFAIYAATHYDCHVTTTTISDEQHDYVANKVKELGLESKITLLKQDYRLLAGKYDKLVSIEMIEAVGHEYLPSFFTKCGELLKDNGAMLIQAITISDQRYQHYLKNSDFIQQYIFPGGCLPSLNEMSEQIKNNTDMNIHTINDIGAHYARTLADWRERFIASWPKLDSNKFDDRFYRLWLFYLAYCEGAFRTRATSTVHLMARKPRFTSSNDEIALAY, from the coding sequence ATGGAAAAGGTATCGAGCTTACGCGTTCAGGAACGCACTAGTTGGTTTACTAATTTTTATAAAAAGTTAGTGTTTAAAGCGTTCTCGTCAATTGAAACGGGTCAGATAGTGCTAGTTGAGAACAATCAACAGTCTGTATTTGGGGATGTGTCTTCAGAGCTAAAAGTAACGGTAACCGTTAACGATAATGCCATGTACAAAGCGTTTGCTCTTTCTGGAAGTGTGGGGGCGGGCGAGTCTTACATTTTAGGGCAGTGGCAATGTGACAATTTAACTCGCCTAATCGAAATTTTTGCGATTAACCAAGATCAATTAGATGCATTTGAAAAGAAATTCGCGTTTTTTAGCAATATCGCTCACCGTATAAATCACATAAAAAACAAAAACTCACACGCCGGTTCAAAAAAGAATATTGTTGCTCACTATGACTTAGGAAATGATTTATACGAGTCTTTTTTAAGCAAAGAAATGCTTTATTCGAGTGCAGTATATCCAACTAAAGATGCTACCTTAGAGCAAGCCCAGCAATACAAACTACAACGTATATGCGAACAGGTTGAGCTTCAAAAAGGTGATACGGTTATTGAAATTGGTACAGGGTGGGGGGCGTTTGCAATTTATGCTGCAACTCATTACGACTGTCATGTAACGACCACAACTATTTCTGACGAACAACACGACTATGTTGCTAACAAGGTTAAAGAGCTTGGGCTTGAAAGCAAAATCACATTGCTCAAGCAAGACTATCGCTTATTGGCTGGCAAATACGATAAGTTAGTCTCAATTGAGATGATAGAAGCCGTTGGGCATGAATACTTACCCAGCTTCTTCACTAAGTGCGGTGAGTTATTGAAGGATAACGGTGCTATGCTTATTCAAGCAATTACGATTAGCGATCAGCGTTATCAACATTACTTAAAAAATTCAGACTTTATACAACAGTATATCTTCCCTGGTGGGTGTTTGCCTTCGCTTAATGAAATGAGTGAACAAATTAAAAATAACACCGATATGAATATACACACTATCAATGATATTGGTGCTCACTATGCCCGCACTCTTGCAGATTGGCGTGAGCGTTTTATTGCCAGCTGGCCAAAGCTTGATAGTAATAAGTTTGATGACCGTTTCTATCGCTTATGGCTATTTTACCTTGCCTATTGTGAGGGGGCATTCAGAACCCGAGCAACTAGTACCGTGCATTTAATGGCACGCAAACCCCGCTTCACGAGTAGTAATGATGAGATTGCACTCGCTTATTAA
- a CDS encoding GGDEF domain-containing protein, with amino-acid sequence MEQKLKQAIDSRKVVESARQHQVSTLSNFAAKLSLSCKGLDTELDNRLAKFRSALNKGMGYEDFAPLVDDILALLKNQEAIQLAHQRDLLTSVQNAGKQLQQTKGLPNDTRRTLRHLLDNELDNIQSVHGFIPVLNQLITFYHQALIAKSNDTFKPPNLSALTEKLFKLVSQLVLEEEANDELYLIKKRIAKNKAVDQLLDAAIDVITLIVQSIQVERASAQSFLTSLNQTLGELHSSLVSTREHSESMNVEFESINQRIGEKLKNLNTQTNKATSITELKQLVENELRSLSADILEKEQLEQKDRQILISSFAQINDRIGSLENKVSNYKKRLNEQRFKSLLDSLTKLPNRAAFDERYNHEINLFNEQPSDITLVVIDVDHFKSINDRFGHTAGDITLQVIAKALQKSIRQTDFIARYGGEEFVLLMPRTSLDNAVEHLNKLRLSIKKIPFKFKDKQIQITVSLGATQFEVGDTPLKAFDRADEALYDAKNSGRDRLCISK; translated from the coding sequence GTGGAACAAAAACTAAAGCAAGCAATCGACAGTAGAAAAGTAGTAGAAAGTGCTCGCCAACATCAAGTGAGTACGCTTTCTAATTTTGCAGCTAAGTTATCTTTAAGCTGTAAGGGACTTGATACTGAGCTTGATAACCGCCTAGCTAAGTTTCGAAGCGCATTAAACAAAGGAATGGGTTATGAAGACTTTGCTCCTTTGGTGGATGATATTTTAGCTTTGCTAAAAAACCAAGAAGCCATTCAACTAGCACATCAACGTGATCTTCTCACCAGTGTACAAAATGCAGGTAAGCAATTACAACAAACCAAAGGTTTACCTAACGATACCCGCAGAACACTGCGCCACTTACTCGATAACGAGCTAGACAATATTCAATCTGTACATGGTTTTATACCTGTTTTAAATCAGCTGATCACTTTTTATCATCAAGCTTTAATAGCTAAAAGCAACGATACCTTTAAGCCTCCAAATCTTAGTGCTCTCACTGAAAAGCTATTTAAATTAGTTAGTCAGTTAGTACTTGAAGAAGAAGCCAACGATGAGCTGTATTTAATAAAAAAACGTATCGCTAAAAATAAAGCCGTAGACCAACTTCTTGATGCAGCAATTGATGTAATCACACTCATTGTACAAAGCATTCAAGTTGAGCGTGCGTCAGCGCAAAGCTTTTTAACTTCATTAAATCAAACGCTTGGAGAGCTACATAGTTCATTGGTTTCAACCAGAGAACATTCTGAATCTATGAATGTTGAATTCGAATCAATTAATCAACGAATTGGTGAAAAATTAAAAAATTTAAATACACAAACAAATAAAGCAACATCAATTACAGAATTAAAGCAATTGGTTGAAAATGAGTTACGCTCATTGAGTGCAGACATTCTAGAAAAAGAACAACTGGAACAAAAAGATCGCCAAATTTTAATTTCTAGCTTTGCACAAATAAACGATAGAATTGGCAGTTTAGAAAACAAAGTTAGTAATTATAAAAAACGTTTAAATGAACAACGCTTTAAAAGTTTACTCGACAGTCTTACCAAGTTACCTAATCGAGCAGCCTTTGACGAACGCTACAATCACGAAATTAATTTGTTTAATGAACAACCGTCAGACATAACCTTAGTGGTTATTGATGTTGATCATTTCAAATCAATTAACGATCGCTTTGGTCACACAGCCGGCGACATTACCTTGCAAGTGATTGCCAAAGCGCTGCAAAAATCGATTAGACAAACTGACTTTATTGCCCGTTATGGCGGCGAAGAGTTTGTGTTATTAATGCCTCGTACATCACTTGATAACGCTGTCGAGCATCTCAATAAATTAAGACTGTCGATTAAAAAGATCCCATTTAAATTTAAAGACAAACAAATTCAAATTACCGTTTCGTTAGGCGCAACCCAATTTGAAGTGGGTGATACGCCTCTAAAAGCGTTTGATAGAGCCGATGAAGCTCTATACGATGCTAAAAACTCAGGCCGGGATCGTCTGTGTATTAGTAAATAG